Below is a genomic region from Vitis riparia cultivar Riparia Gloire de Montpellier isolate 1030 chromosome 5, EGFV_Vit.rip_1.0, whole genome shotgun sequence.
GTCTGTCCATCCCCATTCAGAAACTGAGTGTTTTTATCTAACATGCAATGCTTTTACTTGACTTTCTCAatgttgatttcttttttttttttaaataacctgGGTTTTTAACAGAGTTCTTTTCAGTACACTCTGAATGAGTTATTCTTAGCAAGGAATAATTCCCAAACAATAACAATTTCTGCTACTTAGTAGAAAATAACATTTCTAATTAGGCCTTTTGGTGAGTCCAAAGAACAACACAATGCGTAGGCAACCAAACACTTCTGACAATAGTTTCTCCCAGCTAGAAACTTAAAATGTCACACTTATCATGaattatttccaaattatttgagaaattcTAGCATGATTCAGAAAGAATTTCAGAAACAACTCCAAATCCATGTGTTGTATAACATGCAAATGCGAAGATTTTACTCCACTTGTTTgacattgattttcatttttttattagcatGCTGATTTTTTTCACAAAGTTCTTCCCATAAACTCTGGAAACCAAATTACTCTTAACACTAAACAATTCCAAAATGTTGAATTAACCACAAGGGATTGGATAATAGAGAATCTCATCCATCATGCACTTTGATTAAGTTAAGACTATATAAATCTGGTGATGGTTCACGATGGAATCCAGATTTCGACCAATATGCACAGCATGTCAGTGACCTGGTATTGAATTACTGATGGTACTTGTAATGTGCAGTGTTCAAAGTATGGAGTCTCTACAGGAGGAAAAATAATTGACAAATAGAAAAATCTTCTACAAAATAACTAAACAAACTGATGATAACAGAACTTGCCATGAGTAACATTATCCTTGGTTTGGCTTGATAGAAGTGAAGACACCAAGACAGCAAATCTTCTTTCCTGATAATAAGattaatataaaagataattcaTGAGAACCATGCTtcacctaaaaaataaaatcctgtAAAATTAGATAGGATTCATGGTTTATCATGAGCGTGAATggtttgccaaaaaaaaaaggacccTAATTAAAGAATGCTACTAATGTATCTCCTCCCACCACCATCAGATTGAAGAAGATTTACCCTTGGGGGAAGAGAGCTGCCAGCTTTCTCACAACCCATTGAATCTACTGGTGCATCTTCAGAAGACCTCATTTTACGAATCCCTTCAAGGATCTTTTCCCAATTGGCAGGTGGTTCAGCTGTATCAAAGAGAATAAATGGCTAAGACTTCCTCTATGTCTTGGACTAcgaactttttcttttgttccaacttttccctattttctttctcccatactttcccttaaattttccaaattccaaatgAAACCTTAATGTTTTCAACCAAAGAGCATGAAGCAAAGAAAcataacttttataaaaattaaaaaaaaatgacaataaaaaaagtCCAAACAAATAAGAAAAGCCCCACAAGGTAGCAAAAAACCTATATCAGGCAACAGAGTACCCAAACAGTTCATGAACTAGATGGGAATGTTAACagcaaaaattttataatgacATTAGAGTTTGTCGCGAAAGTTCCTTCTCAACTTTTAAAGCATCAATTTCCAATGCCCCATTTGTTGATGGTTATTGGTTGATGAGACCTAACTCCCCCTCTTTCGTAATTATAAACTGCTATTTTCAGGAATCATAGCATTTCTCCGTATACCTGCTGGCCTAATGGAAGAAGTAATTTCAGTTCCTCCTGGAGGCACGTCAGAGGTGGGTTTTGACTTCCCTGCAGAGCCACTcacacaaggaaaaaaaagtcaGAACAAAAGTTATAAAAACTAGTTCTcttcttttaaaagaaacaaaaaatataaggaGCTACTTAACTGTAATTTACAatacaaatgaagaaaaatactTGGTTGTGTAAAATTTGTATGTGTCTGCAAGTATTTGCAAccgtgtgtgtgtgtatgtgtgcaCATGAAAACATGGTGCTGTGAAAGGAAGGACTCACTTAAATGGGTAGATCTTTTGCCCTTTCTGTAAGTGAACTCTTCAATGTCAGGTAGTTCACAGATCTGCATTGAGTAAACTGATCAAGATGTAAatgacttctttttttatttatagaacaATATGTGGTGTAACCAAGATTTGAAACTTCAACTCCAATTCAAATTGGTTGAAAGGTTTAAAAATCATGTAAAGAACGTATTCTTATTAACCACTAGCAAAGCAGCTACTGAAGAAGTCTCTGGTACTGGGGTTGCAGCCCCTCTTTCTTGCAtgccttttaatttaaaaagataaagcATTTGATGAAATTCATATAAATCACTAAAAGTTTGTCACATCTATTTAATCAATTTCCAAACGGTCAAGATGGATCTCTCAAACAGAGCATTAATTCTTATACTTGAAATGACATATCTCAGCCTTATAGCAACAATCTGGAAACAACTAGATGAATTCTTTAATCCTGACCCCATACTATCTAGAGACATTCTTTGAAACCATGGAACATCTGGTATTTTCTCACGACAATAACACGTGTTTTCAAGGTGGCCTTCTCATTCTCGAAACGCCTTCAACTTGAACCATAACACTTGTAAGCAATGGCAAGCACTTCAAAAAGTGATTCCCTTCCATTTTGCACCCTCTGCCTGCAATGGCATTCCCCCATCATGCCTAGAGTTTAACCGTAAGTTTCTTATTTCAAACACATGTCATATGGTTGGAAATACAATGGACAAACTCGCATTTTACAGAAATTATGGTAGTAAATAACAAAATGTCAtaagtttttatatatagaGACACACAAAGGGAGTCGAACCAAAGCACACTAAAATgaatacagaaaaaaaaaaaaaactgttctttGGAATCAActgaaagggaaaggaaaaaaagaccAAATCCTAACAAAAATTTCACATTTAGACTTTTCCCATTACCAAACAACACAAGGAAAACAAACCCCAGTTCCTCTCACTCCAATTTCTGTTTCCAAACATGGTACAAGAAAACCCCAGAAAcacatgataataaaaaatcaaagaaaaaaaaaagggtcttctgcgatgaaacaaaaataataacaataaatgaaagtaaaaatcCTCACTTTCTGCTGTTGAGGTTCAGCTTTAATCTCATTTTCTGGGGTTTCAACAGCCATTTTCACTCTCTTTTTCCTAACAAAAACACGAACCTCGGACCCAGAAACGCCATTGGAGGATTCTTCATGGGCTGAAAACAAAAGTAAGGGAAGAACCAAAGTGGGTCAAGAGATTCAAATGGGATACCAAAAGATAGATAATTTAAGCAAATGGGTCGAAATTTTAAACTCGAAAAAAGGTTGAAATTTTTGCCTCACCTGAAGTTTTGGATTGAAGGGCTGGAAGAGGGGGTTTGGAAGAAGAGGTTGCTCTGGACATGGGCCTGGTAATGCGGGCAGAAGCCAATGCAAGGGTGCAACTTTTGAGGAGAATGTGAGACATCTGGGATTTGGAAGGACTCAGGAGAGTGGATTGTTCATACaattaattattctatttttttattctgatttttcatttagattttttttatcaattaatttttataattatgatattaCTAGCTCACataattaatcatttaatttaattattaatatttattttttattatttcatgatTGATTTAATTTACATTAAATTTTGTCATCTAAAATCGCATAAGAATAGCCTAATTGGcgggcttttttaacttttgcggcaattttaaaaaattataattaaaaaatggtagttttgaaaatattgacagATTTACGGCAGTTTTGGCCACgtggaaggtgtcttttgaagagacaccttccacaattttcaaaatcatgaaagaattgaatttaagctaaaggtgtctcttcaagagacatcttcTACAATTCcagaaattttgatttatattaaaggtgtctcttgaaaaaacactttcgacgtggcaaaaaatccaatatgcattaaaggtgtctcttgaagagacactttccacgtgacaaaaaatccaatattcattaaaggtgtctcttgaagagacactttccacaatttgaaaattttgaatgtcttataaatttgattttaaagctaaagatgtctcttgaagagacaccttctacaattcctaaaaattttaatttataccaaaggtgtctcttgaagagacactttctagaattccaaaaaattagatttatactaaatatgtcTCTTGGAAAGACACTttacacaattccacaaaatccaatatgtattttatttgtggaaatgattttaaagctaaagatgtctctctttaatgtatgaaaattgtggaaagtgtctcttcaagagacactttcagtataaacccaatttttttaaaataatagaaggtgtctcttgaagagacaccttcaatataattccattttttgggaattgtgaaaTGTGTCTCTTGATACCTTCcgcaatttaaaaaatattgagtttatactgaaagtgcttgttcaaaagacactttccacaattttcattcaaacagtggaaaattttgaatttatactgaaggtgtctcttgaagagacaccttccataatcaCAAAAAACTGAAATTATACTCGGACacctttcatcatttttaaaaaattgggtttatactgaaagtgtctcttcaagagacactttcaacaatttttcaGTGAAAATTTCGAATTTTGAAAAGGGACATtctacaattcccaaaaaaataaaattatactaaaggtgtctcttcaagagacactttccacaattttcattatttgttaaaaaatttcgctttatactgaaagtgtctcttgaagagacactttccacaatttccatacatagtagaaaatttcgaatttatactgaaggtgtctcttgaagagacaccttccacaaaagaaaaaaaaaattctatctcTTAATTAGTATTACCTACTGTACAACCAAATGTGCAAAGTTTATCACCTGTATACATTATAATCAGTATTTTCACATTCAAtccaaaaccaatgaaaacaagtAAACCAATAGAGAATAACAACACCTTTCCAAAATAGTAACAATACTATTTTGTGTAAAATAAGTCCAAAATAGATAGAATACTATAGAACTTACgttaataaaaagttagttaatccaaaatataacaagtaaaaacataCATCTTGAGTATCTGTCCAAAATAATCATATGCAAAATACTAATAGTATCCAAAATATAAGTCATATGTAGTAACATCCTCAATGTGTACCGCACGAAGGAGCCTTCCTCTTCCGTAATGGACGTCTATGATGTGCATGCTCCACTAGTGGCTCTATGGGGCTAACATGTAACCCTCCATGAGCTCCACGACCACGTCTCCTACCACGTCCTCGACCATGTCCTCGACCACGATTAGTCTCTTGTCCTTGTTGATCATCATTTGCTATATGAACTAACTCCTCATGAACCAAAGAAGCCTCTATCGATGGTGGTGATGATGCAACAAGTGGTACTACAGGTGGAGTGGATGGCACGTCCATAGGTGTAATAGGAGTCTCCTGAACAGGTGGCAGGCTAATGTCAGTCGATGGTGCATCTCTAAGAACAGATGTATGGCTAGTCCCTCTCGTATGAGCCCCTCGCCCTCTAGTCCGTACACCTCCTGATCGAGTAATGGGTGATATCGACTGCTGATGAGGTGGTGGACTACTCCTCGTATGAGGCCCTCCTCCCCTAGTCCGTACACCTCCTGATCGAGTGATGGATGATATCGACTGCTGATGAGGTGGTGGACTACTCCTCGTATGAGGCCCTCCCCTCTAGTCCGTACACCTCCTGATCGAGTAATGGATGATGTCGGCTGCTGATGAGGTGGACTAATGTCAGTCGATGGTCCCACTCGGGGAACAACTGGTGTATGCCTAATCTCTCTCGTACGAGGCCCTCGTCGTGTAGGTCGTACATCTCCTGATGGAGGCTGGAGCTGTGTAGTAGCATCAACACTAAATGGAGCATCTAAGCGATCCATCTCATGTATGGCCTCTAATACAGTAGTACATAGCCTGCGAATGCGAAAATCATCTGGAGGTGCAATATCATATATCTGGTGTATGCTGGTAGTCTGTAAATCAAATAagagttaaattaaattcttataaaaataaaataaactttaataaaaagataaaacataaaaattaccAATAGCTCGTGGAAGGACCCAGTCCGAGTAAGAAACCGAATAGTAATGGAGCGATACCACACCATGTATGGATCATGATACCCTAATGAACCTATAGCCATCTCGCCTCTAGCAATATGCTCACGCCTAGAGCTCCAACGTCGAATGTAGTCTCCATGTCGAGTAGTCCAATCAACATCATGTCTACCTCTCAAATCACACTTGTGTAAGATTGACTCATTATCACATGGTTGAGGAATCCCTTGACGAAAACCAAACTGCCGCAATACTCGATCAGGTCTATGCCATTCAATTATGTGGAAACATATCAAAGGTGAGATAGtgcaccatatatctttcccagcAGTACAATAATCAGGAAGACcaacattcatgtcatcaacataaggCTGCCATATAATCTGTACCCAAGAAACGTTAGATATAATCAGTGGTATAAAATTTGTTTAGAGAAACAAGTATAAGAAATGAATCACACTTTTATCACCTGATCTGCTGTAAGTCGATCAAGATGGTGCCTATACTGAGCTAAGACGTGCATGCTAATGGAAGTAGTCCGAAACTCATCTCTCcacctataaaattaaaataacaaagcatagttaaataaataaaaaatgttagaatttaagtttatgCATGTATCCTCATAATAGTAAAATTTGTcgtaattttataatatataccgAATGGCCAATGGAGGTGGAGGCAGCTGGTCATCATGTGGAGCTACACGTAAACGATGAGGTGCAATAAATGGGAACCTCTCCCATACCCATAACTGGAGCAAAATCAGTGGGCCAGATATATCATGTGTATCAATATGAGAGGCTCGACACAACTGTCGATAAAGCCAGGCTAAACATGCACTACCCCAACTATACCTACCAGCAACCTCAAAATCCTCTAGAAGGggtaaaaacataagatgcaCCTTATCGCTAGACTTTcctgaaaatagaaaacctcCAATGAGCTGTAAGATATAAGCCCTAGTATAACGCTGAATAGACTCCTCATCAGCATCTGGTGCCAAAGTAGGGAAGCTCTGACTCAACCATGTAAGATGAAGGCGCTGGCCATCTATGTCTGTATCTCCAGGAGTGAGTCCTAATAGAGAATAACATACACTCCTCCAATCTAAACATGTGCTACCAGTAACTGCATCTCCATCTACTGGTAGTCCAATCAACATGGCAATATCCTGTAGTGTAATCGTGCACTCCCCCTGAGGTAAGTGGAAGGTATGAGTCTCAGGTCGCCATCTCTCAACAAATGCAGTAATAAGATGCCAATCCAAGGAAATGAATCCTAAGCGTGCAACACCATAGAAGCCTGCCCGCTGCAACAACGGAATAATACGCTCATCGAGACACTGGTGCGATGGAAGATCGCCTCACGCCGTCTACAATGAAGCTCCTTAGTGTCTACACCTGTCCATGCTACAGATGACCTGTGTCTGGCCTGTCCATGTAGAATTGTCGGATCCAAAGGTCCCGGCTCCATCGTGCGGTGATACCTACATATACCAAATAACCATTAATTCTTGTTATCATTAGTATGATTACAAATTTACAgacattacataaaaatatcatattatcaaAATGGATAATCTTTCATACTTTAATTGTCATGAGGAAGGGGGTTGGAGGATTGCCCTCCATCTTTTGTGGGACAATTGCGACGATTATGGCCCGCTATTTTACATAAACCACATCGAATCCTAACGCTTGGTTCCTTCAAATCCATTTCATTCCTTATCCTTGATGATCTAGGACGCCCCTTATCCCTCATTGAAGTTGGGTCAGGGTGGAGAATAGGAAAATCAGGATACGGCCAATAAGATTCATGAGGAATGGGATGAAATTCAGGAGCGTAACAACTGGCATAGGCATCCAGCCTATAGTATTTTTCAACTAATTGCCAACTATCAATCCTCATATGAGCAGAAACAGCTAGCACATGTGAGCATGGAATGCCAAATGATTGCCACTTATTACAACTACATGTACCTTCATTAAGCTTAACCACTTGTTTGTTACGTCCTTTATCCATATGAAACCCATGGAGAGCTGTAATTACTTCAAATGTTTCATGAATTCGATGGAAAATGGTGACAGTGTGTCCACTAGCTTTGGCCTCGGCTCTTCTAAATTTTTCAATTGCATATGCAGTGTACACATCTCCAACTGCCATTCTAGCACGTATCTCTGCTCTACGAGTCTCAAAGTATGACACACATCGATAAAAAGTTAATTGAACAAGTGCAGTGATAGGTAACATTCGCGCTCCCTTAAGCACCCCATTAATGCACTCAGCAATATTTGTGGTCATCCACCCATACCGATATCCTAGATCATATGCTTGAGTCCACTTTGAGTGTCTAACTTTGAAAACCAAGCCACACTTTTTTCATCCAATCGTTTTAACTCCTCCATGTATCTCTCATACTTCCGCGGTTGATGTTGACATCCAGCTCTATACGCCAACTCTTTTAAGaccttattcttaaatttgtcaTTAAAATTGCTCACTACGTGCCTAAGACAGTATCGATGTTGCGCATGAGGGGGGCTCCATCCAACTAATGGATTTCTAACAGCAGCATTTATTCCTGCATGGCGATCTGAAATTAAGCATATTCCTTCTCTTTGAGTGACGTGATGCCTCAATGCAATAAGAAAC
It encodes:
- the LOC117914398 gene encoding endonuclease III homolog 1, chloroplastic-like isoform X2, with product MSHILLKSCTLALASARITRPMSRATSSSKPPLPALQSKTSAHEESSNGVSGSEVRVFVRKKRVKMAVETPENEIKAEPQQQKICELPDIEEFTYRKGKRSTHLRKSKPTSDVPPGGTEITSSIRPAAEPPANWEKILEGIRKMRSSEDAPVDSMGCEKAGSSLPPRERRFAVLVSSLLSSQTKDNVTHGAIQRLLQNGLLVADAIDKADEATIKSLIYPVGFYSRKAGNLKKIAKICLMKYDGDIPSSLEELLLLPGIGPKMAHLVMNVAWNNVQGICVDTHVHRICNRLGWVSRRGTKQKTSSPEETRESLQLWLPKEEWVPINPLLVGFGQTICTPLRPRCGVCGVSDLCPSAFKEAQSPSSKMKKPGTDEKL